One stretch of Chryseobacterium indologenes DNA includes these proteins:
- a CDS encoding voltage-gated chloride channel family protein produces the protein MSKIQRTLGKKVVFQTQFFFRKFPAIPYIFKWLIISIIIGFLAGSASAGFLQSLEWATNFRENHIWLIALLPVAGFLIGLLYYYWGKEVEAGNNLLIDNIHDPKGIIPFKMAPFVYLGTIVTHFFGGSAGREGTALQMAAAAADQLSIPFKLDKNERRILIISAIAAGFGSVFGTPLAGAVFGLEVFLIGRIRYNAIFPAFASAILADWATNLWNVKHTHYHIDFIPKLEFLPILYSILAGIAFGICAAAFSKIIHWAGSVFKSKIAYPPLRPFIGGTIIALAVLLMGTTRYIGLGVPVIVESFEKQLPLYDFALKMVFTIITLSAGFKGGEVTPLFFIGATLGSTLSLFIPLPFGLLAGMGFVAVFAGATNTPLACMLMGIELFGAECGVYIAIACVVSYLLSGHNSIYTQQKIGEAKNKRYESQKDQSIADFL, from the coding sequence ATGTCAAAAATTCAACGAACACTTGGTAAAAAAGTGGTTTTTCAAACTCAGTTTTTTTTCAGAAAATTTCCGGCAATCCCCTATATTTTTAAATGGCTGATCATCAGTATTATTATTGGTTTCCTGGCAGGAAGCGCTTCAGCAGGATTTTTACAATCGTTAGAATGGGCTACGAACTTCAGGGAAAACCATATATGGCTGATTGCTTTACTTCCTGTTGCCGGTTTTTTAATCGGGCTTTTGTATTATTACTGGGGCAAAGAGGTAGAAGCCGGAAATAATCTCTTGATTGACAATATTCATGATCCGAAAGGGATTATTCCATTCAAAATGGCTCCTTTTGTTTATTTGGGAACCATTGTCACTCATTTTTTTGGAGGCTCGGCAGGCCGTGAAGGAACAGCGCTTCAGATGGCGGCGGCGGCTGCTGATCAGCTTAGTATACCTTTCAAGCTTGATAAAAATGAAAGAAGAATATTAATTATCTCTGCCATTGCTGCCGGATTCGGCTCTGTTTTTGGAACTCCTTTGGCGGGAGCTGTATTCGGACTTGAAGTTTTTCTGATAGGAAGAATACGCTACAATGCTATATTCCCTGCTTTTGCATCAGCCATCCTCGCTGATTGGGCGACTAATCTCTGGAATGTAAAACACACTCATTATCATATTGATTTTATTCCCAAACTGGAGTTTTTACCAATTTTGTACAGCATTTTAGCCGGTATTGCTTTTGGAATCTGTGCTGCGGCATTCAGTAAAATCATTCACTGGGCTGGTTCCGTTTTTAAATCAAAAATTGCATACCCACCGCTCCGTCCTTTCATTGGAGGAACTATTATTGCGCTGGCTGTTCTGCTCATGGGCACAACACGATATATCGGTCTTGGAGTTCCTGTCATTGTTGAATCTTTCGAAAAGCAACTTCCTTTGTATGATTTTGCTTTAAAAATGGTATTTACCATCATTACTCTTTCTGCAGGATTTAAAGGAGGTGAAGTTACTCCATTGTTCTTTATCGGAGCTACCTTGGGGAGTACTTTATCACTGTTTATTCCTCTGCCATTTGGTTTATTAGCCGGAATGGGATTTGTTGCTGTATTTGCGGGAGCGACCAATACACCTTTGGCCTGTATGCTTATGGGAATTGAATTATTCGGAGCTGAATGTGGTGTGTATATTGCCATTGCCTGTGTAGTTTCCTATCTTCTTTCAGGACATAACAGTATTTATACCCAACAAAAGATTGGGGAAGCTAAAAACAAGAGGTATGAGAGCCAGAAGGATCAATCTATTGCGGATTTTCTTTAA
- a CDS encoding GLPGLI family protein, with amino-acid sequence MKNILTISAALLMVFLQAQTHRFIYELQYKMDSTESGYEKLNMILDITPKEVKFYGRDLATTDSLNKKFGMNSSYTDMTGQVVKRKINSFDNENFINIKNGYYSFKTTDKINWTIADETKKVENYILQKATTKFGGRNWTAWFCKDIPFNEGPFKLRGLPGLIFELSDTKKNFMYTLVKSRELPEIYSTSNFVESNFGNKAIPINEKQKHKLIMEFYNDPFAFERNNFSKSNNDLKININGKEIHNVDELNTQTKSMQEIIRKYNNPIEIDKAMLYPVY; translated from the coding sequence ATGAAAAATATTCTTACAATCTCAGCCGCTCTGTTGATGGTATTTCTCCAGGCCCAAACGCATCGGTTTATTTATGAGCTTCAGTATAAAATGGATTCTACTGAATCAGGTTATGAAAAACTCAATATGATCTTGGATATTACTCCAAAAGAAGTAAAATTCTATGGAAGAGATCTTGCTACTACCGATTCTCTGAATAAGAAATTCGGAATGAATTCCAGCTATACTGATATGACAGGACAAGTAGTGAAAAGAAAGATCAATTCTTTTGATAATGAAAACTTCATCAATATCAAAAATGGATATTATTCGTTTAAAACTACTGATAAAATCAATTGGACGATTGCTGATGAAACTAAAAAGGTTGAAAACTATATCCTGCAAAAAGCGACAACAAAATTTGGAGGAAGAAATTGGACTGCCTGGTTCTGTAAAGACATTCCATTTAATGAAGGACCATTTAAACTCCGCGGATTACCAGGTTTGATCTTTGAATTATCAGACACGAAGAAAAATTTCATGTATACTCTTGTCAAAAGCAGAGAACTTCCTGAGATTTATTCCACTTCAAATTTCGTGGAGTCCAATTTTGGAAACAAAGCGATTCCCATTAACGAAAAACAAAAACATAAACTGATTATGGAGTTTTATAATGACCCTTTCGCCTTTGAAAGAAATAATTTCAGTAAATCTAATAATGATTTGAAAATTAATATCAATGGAAAAGAGATTCATAATGTAGACGAACTGAATACACAAACCAAGAGCATGCAGGAGATTATCAGAAAATATAATAACCCAATTGAGATAGATAAGGCAATGCTCTATCCGGTATATTAA
- a CDS encoding acyl-CoA thioesterase, with product MQNKPITFQFISEPSDVNYGGNVHGGSVMKWIDQAGYACATTWSGNYSVTVYVGGIRFYDPIKIGEVVKVEAQVIYTGTSSMHISINVFSRNLKQPTFDKKTHCIIVFVAVDENGKKLPVPKWIPETEEEKQKEQYAKRLMELRTQIEDEMKPFL from the coding sequence ATGCAGAACAAACCTATTACTTTTCAGTTTATTTCAGAACCATCAGATGTTAATTACGGTGGAAATGTACATGGCGGCAGCGTTATGAAATGGATTGATCAGGCAGGCTATGCGTGTGCTACCACCTGGAGTGGAAATTATTCTGTAACAGTCTATGTTGGGGGAATCCGCTTCTATGACCCTATTAAAATCGGTGAAGTGGTAAAAGTAGAAGCTCAGGTCATCTATACCGGTACATCAAGTATGCACATTTCTATCAATGTTTTTTCACGAAATCTGAAACAGCCTACTTTTGATAAAAAAACCCACTGCATCATTGTTTTTGTTGCTGTAGATGAAAACGGTAAAAAACTTCCAGTTCCCAAATGGATACCGGAAACAGAGGAGGAAAAACAAAAAGAGCAGTATGCGAAGCGACTGATGGAGCTGAGAACTCAGATTGAAGATGAGATGAAGCCTTTTTTATAA
- a CDS encoding arsenate reductase family protein, whose protein sequence is MKKVFYLNTCDTCRKILAQFDLTDWELREIKKQPITKDELEEMHKLTKSYDALFSRKSTQIKLRGLDVKSLGEKDFKELLLDHYTFLKRPVFMTDKEIFVGNDKKNVEALRAFFGVEE, encoded by the coding sequence ATGAAGAAAGTATTTTACCTGAATACCTGTGATACCTGCAGAAAAATTTTAGCCCAATTTGATCTTACAGACTGGGAACTTCGTGAGATTAAAAAACAACCTATTACCAAAGATGAATTAGAAGAAATGCATAAACTTACAAAGTCATACGATGCTTTATTCAGCAGAAAATCGACTCAGATTAAGTTAAGAGGTCTGGATGTGAAATCTTTGGGTGAGAAAGATTTTAAAGAATTACTATTGGATCACTATACTTTTTTAAAGCGTCCCGTTTTCATGACTGATAAAGAGATTTTTGTAGGAAACGATAAAAAAAATGTAGAGGCTTTAAGAGCATTCTTCGGAGTGGAAGAATAA
- the gcvT gene encoding glycine cleavage system aminomethyltransferase GcvT — MKKTALYDKHVSLGAKIVPFAGFEMPVQYSGVTEEHFAVREKAGLFDVSHMGQFFIEGPGSKDLLQFVTTNNVDALENGKAQYSCLPNENGGIVDDLIVYKMEDDKYFVVVNASNIDKDWNHISKYNTFGAKMTNASDDMSLLAVQGPKATEILQKLTDVNLSEIPYYHFTVGSVAGVNDVIISNTGYTGSGGFEIYFNNENAEKLWDEVMKAGEAEGIIACGLAARDTLRLEKGFCLYGNDIDDTTSPIEAGLGWITKFDKDFVSKEVFAKQKEEGVTRKLVAFELTDKGVPRHDYPVVDAEGNVIGKVTSGTQSPMKKIGLGLAYVDKPHFKLGSEIFIQVRNKNIPAKVVKAPFV, encoded by the coding sequence ATGAAGAAAACAGCTTTGTACGACAAGCACGTTTCATTAGGAGCTAAGATCGTACCTTTCGCAGGTTTTGAAATGCCTGTACAATATTCAGGAGTAACAGAAGAGCATTTTGCAGTAAGAGAAAAAGCGGGATTGTTTGATGTTTCCCACATGGGTCAGTTTTTCATCGAAGGTCCGGGATCAAAAGATCTTTTACAATTCGTAACGACCAACAATGTGGATGCTCTTGAAAATGGAAAAGCTCAGTACTCATGTCTTCCGAACGAAAACGGAGGAATTGTGGATGATCTTATCGTTTACAAAATGGAGGATGACAAATACTTCGTGGTAGTAAACGCTTCCAATATTGACAAAGACTGGAACCATATCTCAAAATATAATACTTTCGGAGCAAAAATGACTAATGCTTCTGATGACATGTCTTTATTAGCAGTTCAGGGTCCTAAGGCTACTGAAATTCTTCAAAAACTTACGGATGTAAACCTTTCTGAAATTCCTTACTATCACTTTACGGTAGGAAGTGTTGCCGGAGTAAATGACGTTATCATTTCCAACACAGGATACACAGGAAGCGGAGGTTTTGAAATCTATTTCAACAACGAAAACGCAGAAAAACTTTGGGACGAGGTAATGAAAGCGGGGGAAGCAGAAGGAATTATTGCTTGTGGATTGGCTGCCAGAGATACTTTAAGACTTGAAAAAGGATTCTGCCTTTACGGAAACGATATTGATGATACTACTTCTCCTATTGAAGCTGGTTTAGGATGGATCACTAAGTTCGATAAAGATTTTGTTTCTAAAGAGGTTTTCGCTAAACAAAAAGAGGAAGGAGTGACAAGAAAATTAGTTGCTTTTGAATTGACAGACAAAGGAGTTCCAAGACATGACTACCCTGTTGTAGATGCTGAAGGAAACGTAATTGGAAAAGTAACTTCAGGAACACAGTCTCCAATGAAAAAGATCGGTTTAGGTCTTGCTTATGTAGACAAGCCTCACTTTAAGTTAGGTTCTGAGATTTTTATTCAGGTAAGAAACAAGAACATTCCTGCAAAAGTAGTGAAAGCTCCTTTTGTATAA
- the idi gene encoding isopentenyl-diphosphate Delta-isomerase — MEELVVLVNPDDVVLGLMEKQQAHVNGLLHRAFSVFLFNSKGEMLLQKRASGKYHSPNQWTNAVCSHPRIGETYLAGAQRRLKEELGIETELSEKFNFIYKADVGGGLWEHELDHVFVGNYESGFNLNTEEVEEVRFITPEELDKEISENPEHFTEWFKIILEEYKHHF, encoded by the coding sequence ATGGAAGAATTAGTAGTTTTAGTAAATCCTGATGATGTGGTTCTGGGCTTGATGGAAAAACAGCAAGCTCATGTTAATGGCCTGTTACACCGAGCTTTTTCTGTATTCTTATTCAACAGTAAAGGCGAAATGCTTCTTCAAAAAAGAGCCTCAGGAAAATACCATTCTCCCAATCAATGGACCAATGCTGTGTGTTCGCACCCAAGAATTGGGGAAACTTATCTTGCCGGAGCCCAACGAAGATTAAAAGAAGAATTGGGAATAGAGACTGAACTTTCAGAAAAATTCAATTTTATTTATAAAGCAGATGTAGGAGGTGGCCTTTGGGAGCATGAACTTGACCATGTTTTTGTAGGAAACTATGAATCTGGCTTTAATCTGAATACAGAGGAAGTGGAAGAAGTAAGATTTATTACTCCTGAAGAGTTGGATAAAGAAATATCTGAAAACCCCGAACACTTCACCGAATGGTTCAAGATCATCCTTGAAGAATATAAACACCATTTTTAA
- a CDS encoding LNS2 domain-containing protein — MELEYIEHISPILKDGVKNYLIDIDGTITDDVPNEEPERMVTCEPYPDALETINKWYDEGHQICFFTSRTENLKQITIDWLDKHGFKYHSVLCGKPRGGNYHWIDNHLVRATRYKGRFTDLVEKQVTIEVFKEDEE; from the coding sequence ATGGAATTAGAATACATAGAGCACATTAGTCCTATTCTTAAGGATGGAGTTAAAAATTACTTAATTGATATAGATGGAACCATTACGGATGATGTTCCTAATGAAGAACCCGAAAGAATGGTTACTTGCGAGCCATATCCTGACGCCTTGGAAACCATTAATAAATGGTATGATGAAGGGCATCAGATCTGTTTCTTCACCTCAAGAACCGAAAACCTGAAACAAATCACCATCGACTGGTTAGATAAACATGGGTTCAAGTATCACAGTGTACTTTGCGGAAAACCAAGAGGAGGAAATTATCACTGGATTGATAATCATTTGGTAAGAGCTACAAGATACAAGGGAAGATTTACTGACCTGGTAGAAAAGCAAGTAACCATAGAAGTATTCAAAGAAGACGAAGAATAA